One genomic region from Amia ocellicauda isolate fAmiCal2 chromosome 4, fAmiCal2.hap1, whole genome shotgun sequence encodes:
- the ndufs3 gene encoding NADH dehydrogenase [ubiquinone] iron-sulfur protein 3, mitochondrial, translated as MAASLARFVRGGLGRNLGFAHRAAAFVQARSEATTTDTRPTVRPKDQVTHNQLAAFGEYVAEILPKYVQQVQVTCFNELEVMIHPEGVIPVLTFLRDHTNAQFKNMTDLTAVDVPSRQNRFELVYNLLSLRYNSRIRVKTYTDELTPVDSSVPIHQAANWYEREIWDMYGVFFANHPDLRRILTDYGFEGHPFRKDFPLSGYVEVRYDDEVKRVVAEPVELSQEFRKFDLNSPWEVFPAYREPKDAAKLEAGEKKPES; from the exons ATGGCGGCCTCCCTGGCGCGTTTTGTCCGCGGAGGACTCGGCAGAAATCTTGGTT TTGCCCACCGGGCTGCAGCCTTCGTGCAGGCGAGGTCTGAGGCGACAACCACAGACACCAGAC CTACTGTTCGACCCAAGGACCAAGTCACCCATAACCAGCTGGCAGCTTTTGGAGAGTACGTGGCCGAGATCCTTCCCAAATATGTGCAGCAAGTGCAG GTGACATGCTTCAATGAGCTGGAGGTGATGATCCACCCCGAGGGCGTGATCCCCGTGCTGACGTTCCTGCGCGACCACACCAACGCCCAGTTCAAGAACATGACCGACCTGACGGCCGTTGACGTCCCATCCCGGCAGAACCGCTTTGAG CTCGTGTACAATCTCCTGTCCCTGCGCTACAACTCCCGGATCCGCGTGAAGACCTACACGGACGAGCTGACTCCTGTGGACTCTTCGGTGCCCATCCACCAGGCGGCCAACTGGTACGAGAGGGAG ATATGGGACATGTACGGGGTGTTCTTCGCAAACCACCCAGATCTGAGGAGGATCCTGACCGACTACGGGTTCGAGGGACATCCGTTCAGAAAGGATTTCCCTCTGTCTGGATATGTGGAG GTGCGCTATGATGACGAGGTGAAGCGCGTGGTGGCCGAGCCGGTCGAACTGTCACAGGAGTTCCGCAAGTTCGACCTCAACAGCCCCTGGGAGGTGTTCCCGGCGTACCGTGAGCCCAAGGATGCGGCCAAGCTGGAGGCCGGGGAGAAGAAACCCGAGAGCTAG
- the LOC136747660 gene encoding protein FAM180A isoform X1: MAVLLLRVCLWVSLGLATLGGSRKDTDYRFSPVQGPATVTKVVFHKSVSDTNLMYEILLRGLVIEKDNNIVLQDEELASMRQGRVFVSLINDNVPKSRVTMQRLLGRLQAERWPLEMFHFETLVLGAVYSAHQARRQKSAEEQAVWGGLLMQLVNTTLLDLRKTPQLGSNALGTY, from the exons AtggctgtgctgctgctcagggTCTGTCTGTGGGTCAGCCTGGGCCTGGCCACCCTCGGGGGATCCAGGAAGGACACAG atTACAGATTTTCTCCAGTGCAAGGTCCTGCCACAGTAACCAAAGTAGTGTTTCACAAGTCTGTCAGTGACACCAATCTAATGTACGAG ATCCTGCTGAGGGGGCTGGTGATAGAGAAGGACAACAACATTGTCCTGCAGGATGAGGAGCTGGCGTCCATGCGGCAGGGACGGGTCTTTGTGTCCCTCATCAACGACAACGTGCCCAAGAGCCGCGTCACCatgcagaggctgctgggccggCTGCAGGCCGAGCGCTGGCCCCTGGAGATGTTCCACTTCGAGACCCTGGTCCTGGGCGCCGTCTACTCAGCCCACCAGGCGCGGCGGCAGAAGAGTGCGGAGGAGCAGGCGGTGTGGGGGGGCCTGCTCATGCAGCTGGTCAACACCACACTCCTGGACCTCCGCAAGACCCCCCAGCTCGGCTCCAACGCGCTGGGCACCTACTGA
- the LOC136747660 gene encoding protein FAM180A isoform X2 → MYEILLRGLVIEKDNNIVLQDEELASMRQGRVFVSLINDNVPKSRVTMQRLLGRLQAERWPLEMFHFETLVLGAVYSAHQARRQKSAEEQAVWGGLLMQLVNTTLLDLRKTPQLGSNALGTY, encoded by the exons ATGTACGAG ATCCTGCTGAGGGGGCTGGTGATAGAGAAGGACAACAACATTGTCCTGCAGGATGAGGAGCTGGCGTCCATGCGGCAGGGACGGGTCTTTGTGTCCCTCATCAACGACAACGTGCCCAAGAGCCGCGTCACCatgcagaggctgctgggccggCTGCAGGCCGAGCGCTGGCCCCTGGAGATGTTCCACTTCGAGACCCTGGTCCTGGGCGCCGTCTACTCAGCCCACCAGGCGCGGCGGCAGAAGAGTGCGGAGGAGCAGGCGGTGTGGGGGGGCCTGCTCATGCAGCTGGTCAACACCACACTCCTGGACCTCCGCAAGACCCCCCAGCTCGGCTCCAACGCGCTGGGCACCTACTGA